The DNA sequence TACTTGGTATTAAAATATGGGCATTAAGAATGACAGTGATAAATAGATATTACTCTTCTCAGTGTCTTTGAAGTTGTCGAGATAATAGAATCTTTACATACTTTTTCCGAGGGCTaggtaatataatatacaaaattcttGTATCATCACTTCATACTATGTAAATTTCAAGGAGTCAAACAGCAGATTTAAAGAAACAAGGGTGCAGCAGCGTGGTGCAGTGTTGTATTTACGTTCTTGTCTTGTAGTGCCAAGGGAACTGTGAAGTTGGATTCCAAGATTCAAAACCTTACTGCAGTGTTTAAATTCGATAGGACAACTTTTAATGTGCAATTACCAGATCACCCTTGTCCCAAGTGAAAAGTAACTTCAACGCCAACATAGTATCAGTATAATTGGACAAGTGAAAGATTAAGGGTTTTACCTGAGCAAAGTTTGCGAGGACAAGAAGAGGGAAGGTAGCCAGTATAAGCAGTGAAACCCTCCACTCAACTATGAAAGCAACTATGAAAGAAGTGAGAAGGGAAGTCATGTTCTGCAGTATCACGGATATCCTCTCGGCAATAGCTGATTTTACGTCCGCAGCATCGGTAGCCAGGCGGGCTGCAAGGAGGCTTGAATTGTTCTCTTCCTCATCGAACCATCCGACTTCATTCCTCAAAATTGctgaaatgagcaaaatagttaatataaattttttataagaattaatttgcatggattatgaggaaaaaaaggaatatcCTTCATAATCTTGTGAAACATCAAGCTTTCTTAACAAAATTATCGTGCATTAACTTTGTGCTGTGATCATGAGCTTGAACTGGCTAGCAAGAATGCCACGTAAAGATCGGTATTTCACCTGCAAGCATCATTCTTCTAACTCTTGTGGTAAGGTTCTCGCCCATGATACTGAAGAAGTAGTGCTGAATCAGATATGCAACAACAGCATAAAGACCAGCTccaatataaatgaaaacataCTCCTTCGTCTTTCGCTCCATGGCAGCAGGATTTCGGTAGTAGAATACCTCAATCATATTACTCATCACAATGGCAAAGGTTGGGCCAATGAACCCAGAAAGAATAGATCCTATGGCTCCCATGATTGAATAAGGCCATTCAGGAGCATTTAGTTTAAGAAGCCGGCAGAAGTAACCAGCGGGGGCTGGATTTTTTCTATCTGTTTCAGCGTTTGATACCATCTCCAATCGACCATCAGCACCTGTGCTGTAAGAATAGCTCAAGTTTCTCAAACTCCCAGAACGGAGGCTAAGAGACTTTGTCGATAATGAATGACTAAGGCGTGATGAGCGTGTACGACGAGTCGAAGGATTTGAAAGATCTCTATTCCCTATCATTTCCTGGAATCTGATTAAGGATGCATATGCACCGGCTTTGGCAATTAGTTCTTCATGTGTTCCAGTTTCAACAACTTGTCCTTGCTGTATAACTGCAATGCAATCAACATTTCTTATTGTTGATAGCCGATGTGCTACAACTACTGTAGTTCTCCCAACCATCAGGCGATCTAGAGCCTCCTGAACGATGCTTTCCGAACTTGCATCTAGGGCACTAGTTGCTTCATCAAGAAGAAGTATCTTCGGGTTCTTCAGCATAGCTCTTGCGATAGCTATTCTCTGCTTCTGGCCACCAGACAGTTGGACACCACGTTCTCCAACCTGGATTTTGATTTGGCAGGTTAATTTAGCACAAAAATCAACTTAGAAACAGATAGAATCGCCTGAATGCCAAAATGGCTATGttgttgaatgaaaatgtCAACTCTAATCAGCAAAATACTCACAACCATTGCTGGAGCCTACTTATATCTACAACTAGGTAAAGGAAACTGCAAACAAAGCCAACCTGAGTGTTGTATCCGATAGGAAGCAAGGTGATAAAGCTATGAGCATTAGCAGCAGAGGCGGCAGCTTCCACTTCCGCCATGGTTGCATCAGGCTTTCCATAGAGAATGTTCTCAAGTATCGTGGTCGCAAAGAGTGCAGGCTCTTGGTTCACCAGACCAATCTGATTGCGCAACCATCTCAGCTGCAGTGTCTTTATATCAACATTGTCTAGCAAAATTTCTCCTGTCCATTTCAATGACATCAGAACATTTAGTTTAAATCACAATTTTGGTTACTCCAATTCAAAGTGGAATGAAGCTTTTTAGTTACCCTGATTAGGATCATAAAATCTTTCTATCAATGAGACGACAGTGCTTTTTCCAGAACCACTACCACCTACTACGGCAACAGTTTTTCCAGCAGGGAAGAAGATGGAAAAATCTCTGAAGATGATGACATCAGGTCTAGATGGATAGCTAAAAGTTACATTTTTGAACTCAATGTTTCCATGGACATCAGCCAGGCACTTTGCATCTGATGATGCATCTTGAACTATTGTTGGTTTTTGCTTGATGATTTCCATCAACTTGTATCCAGCAGCTTTACCTTTGCTGAATGCCCCAAGATTAGAAAATGACTGACCTAAGCTCCTGTAGAAATGAAATTATCAGAACCTCGATATCCCTTTATCTATTGGCTGAAGAATGAAGGAAGAGTTTATAGCATCATATCTTACATGCCACCGACAATGGCAGAGAAAATAGCAGTAAATGCCTTCCCACCATCTGTTTGTCCATTTCTGATGAAAACACCCGCGTACCAGAAAACAAGAGCCCATGACATGCATGCTATACCATAAGTACATCCTAATCCCAGCCCTTTAGCCATTCCAGCCTTATATCCCAGCTTTAGTGTATTTTGTATTAGATCTGAATATGCACTGAGGGCTTTGCTCTCACCAACATATGAGTATACTGTCCTAACTTGTGCAATCGACTGCATTAccagaaaaaatattagtttgaaacgtgatttatgaaataattcgGATAAGATTTCATTAGTCAAGAGACTATTCAAATAGTTAATTCTCAACTCTGTCAGCTGTCAGGATCATTTTTAACTGGCATTGTCATACGAACAAAATCTTCCAGTCAATATAGCAGCTACTGGGAGCAAAGAAGTTGGTGAAATTCTAATACATACGCAGTAATAAGTTACCCACTGCACTTAGACTTTtcttaaggaaaaaaaaagaatatcatatCCTGGAGATGGAGACACCTTCacccaaaattagaaaagtgaAAAGGAGGACAAGAAAGGCAAAGAGGTTTTCCAGCCGCATGCTAACTACAGCATTATTTAATCATTAGTAGTGCATATAGAGGACTCAATTACTCTAGTGAACCTACCTTCTAAATTAAGATgtcataaaaggaaaatagcttctaaccaataaaggattataaataataattaagaacaaTCATTTTGCCCCAAGCTCACCTGCTCAGCAATTATACCAGCATTTGCATATGATTCACGACTTTTGGAGGTGAGTCCGGTGAGAGTATAAGCATATAAACCGCCAGC is a window from the Sesamum indicum cultivar Zhongzhi No. 13 linkage group LG15, S_indicum_v1.0, whole genome shotgun sequence genome containing:
- the LOC105177234 gene encoding ABC transporter B family member 19; the encoded protein is MAEAADGKAMPESEKKKEQSLPFYQLFSFADKYDIILMISGSLGAIIHGSSMPVFFLLFGEMVNGFGKNQMDLHKMTHEVAKYALYFVYLGLVVCFSSYAEIACWMYTGERQVGALRKKYLEAVLKQDVGFFDTDARTGDIVFSVSTDTLLVQDAISEKVGNFIHYLSTFLAGLVVGFVSAWRLALLSVAVIPGIAFAGGLYAYTLTGLTSKSRESYANAGIIAEQSIAQVRTVYSYVGESKALSAYSDLIQNTLKLGYKAGMAKGLGLGCTYGIACMSWALVFWYAGVFIRNGQTDGGKAFTAIFSAIVGGMSLGQSFSNLGAFSKGKAAGYKLMEIIKQKPTIVQDASSDAKCLADVHGNIEFKNVTFSYPSRPDVIIFRDFSIFFPAGKTVAVVGGSGSGKSTVVSLIERFYDPNQGEILLDNVDIKTLQLRWLRNQIGLVNQEPALFATTILENILYGKPDATMAEVEAAASAANAHSFITLLPIGYNTQVGERGVQLSGGQKQRIAIARAMLKNPKILLLDEATSALDASSESIVQEALDRLMVGRTTVVVAHRLSTIRNVDCIAVIQQGQVVETGTHEELIAKAGAYASLIRFQEMIGNRDLSNPSTRRTRSSRLSHSLSTKSLSLRSGSLRNLSYSYSTGADGRLEMVSNAETDRKNPAPAGYFCRLLKLNAPEWPYSIMGAIGSILSGFIGPTFAIVMSNMIEVFYYRNPAAMERKTKEYVFIYIGAGLYAVVAYLIQHYFFSIMGENLTTRVRRMMLAAILRNEVGWFDEEENNSSLLAARLATDAADVKSAIAERISVILQNMTSLLTSFIVAFIVEWRVSLLILATFPLLVLANFAQQLSLKGFAGDTAKAHAKTSMIAGEGVSNIRTVAAFNAQDKILSLFCHELRVPQRRSLCRSQCSGFLFGLSQLALYASEAFILWYGAHLVSKGASTFSKVIKVFVVLVITANSVAETVSLAPEIIRGGEAVGSVFSILDRPTRIDPDEPEAEPVESIRGEIELRHVDFAYPSRPDVMVFKDFSLRIRAGQSQALVGASGSGKSSVIVLIERFYDPIAGKVMIDGKDIRRLNLKSLRLKIGLVQQEPALFAASIFDNIAYGKDGATEAEVIEAARAANVHTFVSGLPEGYKTTVGERGVQLSGGQKQRIAIARAVLKDPSILLLDEATSALDAESECVLQEALERLMRGRTTVLIAHRLSTIRGVNSIGVVQDGRIVEQGSHGELISRPEGAYSRLLQLQHHRV